A window of the Callospermophilus lateralis isolate mCalLat2 chromosome 7, mCalLat2.hap1, whole genome shotgun sequence genome harbors these coding sequences:
- the LOC143403933 gene encoding acidic leucine-rich nuclear phosphoprotein 32 family member D-like encodes MDMDKGIHLELRIVWTPSDVKELVLDRSNAGKIEGLTDKLEELEFLSTINVGLTSVANFPKLNKLKKLELSENRIAAGLEVLAERCPNLAHLNLSGNKIKDLSTIEPPKNLENLRSLDLSNCEVTNLEDYRANVFKLLPQCTHLGGSDQDDKEASDSDAEGYREGLDDDEEEEEEEEEEEEEEEEKEEEEEEDEYDEDAQIVEDEEDEYEEEEGEEKDVSGEEEDDEEGY; translated from the coding sequence ATGGACATGGACAAAGGGATCCATTTAGAGCTGCGGATCGTCTGGACGCCCTCTGATGTGAAAGAACTTGTCCTGGACAGGTCGAATGCAGGCAAAATTGAAGGCCTCACAGACAAATTGGAAGAACTGGAATTCCTAAGTACAATCAACGTAGGCCTCACCTCAGTCGCCAACTTCCCAAAGTTAAACAAACTTAAGAAGCTCGAACTAAGCGAAAACAGAATCGCAGCGGGCCTGGAAGTATTGGCAGAAAGGTGTCCGAACCTTGCACATCTAAATTTAAGTGGCAACAAAATCAAAGACCTCAGCACAATAGAGCCACCGAAGAACTTAGAGAACCTCAGGAGCTTAGACCTTTCCAATTGTGAGGTCACCAACCTGGAGGACTACCGAGCAAACGTGTTCAAGCTCCTCCCACAGTGCACGCATCTTGGTGGCTCTGACCAGGACGACAAGGAGGCCTCCGACTCCGATGCTGAGGGCTATAGGGAGGGTCTGGACGatgacgaggaggaggaggaggaggaggaggaggaggaggaggaggaggaggagaaggaggaggaggaggaggaggatgagtatGATGAAGATGCTCAGATAGTGGAAGATGAGGAAGACGAATATgaagaggaggaaggggaagagaaggatgtgagtggagaggaggaggatgaTGAAGAAGGTTATTAG